The sequence below is a genomic window from Anaerolineales bacterium.
CAGCAAGGGAAGCCGGCGGCCTCCCCTACCACGCACACTCTCCACCCACCCGCTAGACGGGTCTGCCGGATCGAAGGCTGTGGGTTACAAGATTGGTGCCGAAGCGATAGGCGAGGTGGCGGTAGTCATTGGTGTCGAGCAGAATCAGATCGGCCTGTTTCCCGACCTCCAGGCTCCCGACCTGGTCGGAACGGCCGATGGCGGCCGCGGCGTTGATCGTGCAGGCGGCGATGGCCTGGGCCGGTGTCAGGTGCATGGTGCGGCAGGCCAGGGCGATCACGAACTGCACCGACTCGCACCAGGCGGTACCCGGGTTCAGGTCGCTGGCCAAGGCCAGCAGTCCGTCCGCCTCTAGGATGGCGCCGGCCGGGGCATACTCGGTTTCGCCCAGTCCGAACGGGGTGCAGGGCAGGGCGACAGCCACCGTTGAGGATCCGGCTAACTGCAGGATGTGCTCGGCCGGCGTATGCACGAGGTGGTCGACGGACACTGCCCCCAGTTCGATCGCCAGCGGCACGCCACCCAGGCAGGCGAACTCATCCACGTGGACTTTCAGGGGGAAGCCGAGCTCACGGGCCGCGGTCAGGATCGCCCGCGTCTGCGCCAGGTCGAAGGCGCCTCGTTCGCAGAAGACATCCACGAACGGCAGCGGTCGGGCTGAGGCCTGGTCTGCCCACCAGGCTTTCAGCGCCGGCAGCATCTCCTGGGTGATGACCGACACGTAGCGGTCGACCTGGCCA
It includes:
- the hutI gene encoding imidazolonepropionase, encoding DLRQRCRARQEIDASDKVVLPGFVDPHTHLVWSGDRALEFEQRLQGKTYMQILESGGGILATVRQTRAASKDDLVRSAQGRLRRMAAHGTTTVEGKTGYGLAWEPELRMLQVMLALDDSGPVAVVPTFLPAHAVPPEFTGQVDRYVSVITQEMLPALKAWWADQASARPLPFVDVFCERGAFDLAQTRAILTAARELGFPLKVHVDEFACLGGVPLAIELGAVSVDHLVHTPAEHILQLAGSSTVAVALPCTPFGLGETEYAPAGAILEADGLLALASDLNPGTAWCESVQFVIALACRTMHLTPAQAIAACTINAAAAIGRSDQVGSLEVGKQADLILLDTNDYRHLAYRFGTNLVTHSLRSGRPV